In a genomic window of Brucella anthropi ATCC 49188:
- a CDS encoding phage tail tape measure protein yields the protein MTSRVAQLRLQLLDQASGPAKKTGAALGQLERDISKLGRNGVAGAKNLGNQLDHLRQKAAAAGRFTELRNGMRTTFDQFRTARSRVKELEAALASATGPTGKLKAELRSAQSTVKSLGASFRQQAAAARATERSLRSFGLNSRSAIASSQTAIRGEMAKTVAQMRRMRAEAAKPVRPGRGAGGGFWSGAASAAAGGYAAGSMLTRPVAKALSYDETLTFLAGTMAGDGSVEDKQAAKVRASDSVNRSLQESGGTRDSAAAALNTLVGSGLFEGDSALQALTPILKTAFASGANPEDVARMGVAFKNSGINSSEDMQLAFDSALRAGQLGGFELRDMARWLPGQLALARGSGLTGLDAVKYLAAANQTQIKTAGSPDEAGNNLVNTLQKLNSRELQKQMADQVKARDGDPKNEDGEFDWQSYMVKRRQSGVSGPEALSEILNRQLEDNKQYQELLGKARDSKSNNERLKNIEGALNIAEGSTFGEIFADRQALFGAIALQVYKDQQKQIENQLASSGGAVATESEFVRSQAWSKVQDVRNAGDRANEQTYDALSGPLGDLAKSASDAAAAYPKLTAGAYAAATALGALAAGAGLYGLGKTVLGVRRGGGDRPGPWKSGPSAPSGGSGGGRGGVGAGRLGLGALGAVGAVLSIPTDETEFKQFVQANAERSERWNRYLEEKVGTPRSWLGIGTGGSSARTSVATGESDLSVATMRWPIQAQEAMRGYVQAVAQGGADGEAKANQAAAQITQALTIDGKLSIDTSQLDSAIAKARLLGSTIATARSGTAPTVSPSGGSLDPKLDGKRAAGGPVKAGGVYQINERGQEIFVPGSNGTIIPNHKIGGGGVTVHAPINLGGITVGAGADAASIKAAVQQGVDQAVSQLDAKLRRSLEVAFTNIAYGDA from the coding sequence ATGACATCGCGTGTTGCTCAACTCCGCCTCCAGCTCCTCGACCAAGCCAGCGGCCCAGCGAAAAAGACTGGGGCCGCGCTCGGTCAGCTGGAGCGCGACATTTCCAAGCTCGGTCGCAATGGCGTGGCTGGTGCGAAGAATCTCGGCAACCAGCTCGACCACCTTCGACAGAAGGCCGCGGCGGCTGGTCGGTTTACCGAACTGCGCAACGGCATGCGCACCACGTTCGATCAATTTCGAACTGCACGATCCCGCGTCAAAGAACTGGAAGCTGCCCTAGCATCGGCAACCGGCCCGACTGGCAAGCTCAAGGCGGAACTGAGATCCGCGCAAAGCACTGTAAAGTCGCTCGGCGCGTCATTCAGGCAACAGGCGGCCGCGGCTCGCGCCACAGAACGAAGTCTTCGATCTTTCGGGTTGAACAGCCGGTCGGCGATTGCGTCGTCTCAAACGGCGATACGCGGCGAGATGGCGAAAACCGTTGCGCAAATGCGTCGTATGCGAGCGGAAGCTGCGAAGCCTGTGCGGCCTGGTCGTGGTGCTGGCGGTGGTTTCTGGTCGGGTGCTGCAAGTGCTGCGGCTGGTGGGTATGCCGCCGGTTCCATGCTGACGCGCCCTGTCGCAAAAGCATTGAGCTATGACGAGACGTTGACTTTTCTCGCTGGCACAATGGCGGGCGATGGCTCTGTAGAGGATAAGCAAGCTGCCAAGGTGCGCGCTTCCGATTCCGTCAATCGGTCACTGCAAGAGTCTGGCGGCACCCGTGATTCAGCGGCGGCGGCATTGAATACCCTCGTCGGGTCCGGTCTGTTCGAAGGGGATTCGGCTTTACAAGCGCTGACACCGATACTGAAAACCGCGTTCGCGTCCGGTGCCAATCCGGAAGATGTTGCGCGAATGGGCGTTGCCTTCAAAAACTCCGGCATTAATTCATCGGAAGACATGCAGCTCGCATTTGATAGCGCTCTTCGAGCGGGCCAACTCGGCGGTTTCGAACTACGTGACATGGCGCGATGGCTGCCCGGCCAGTTGGCACTTGCACGCGGGTCGGGCCTCACTGGCCTTGATGCCGTCAAGTATCTCGCCGCTGCCAACCAGACTCAAATCAAAACGGCTGGCAGCCCTGACGAAGCCGGTAATAATTTAGTCAATACGCTACAGAAATTGAACAGTCGCGAGCTACAAAAGCAAATGGCTGATCAAGTAAAAGCGAGGGACGGCGACCCTAAGAATGAAGATGGCGAGTTTGACTGGCAATCTTACATGGTTAAGCGTCGGCAGTCTGGCGTCTCAGGACCGGAAGCTCTTTCCGAAATACTTAATCGGCAGCTGGAGGATAACAAGCAGTATCAGGAGCTACTCGGAAAGGCTCGTGACTCCAAAAGCAATAACGAGCGTCTGAAGAATATCGAAGGTGCTTTAAACATCGCAGAAGGCAGCACGTTCGGAGAAATATTTGCAGACCGGCAAGCGTTGTTCGGTGCTATTGCACTACAGGTTTACAAAGACCAGCAAAAGCAGATTGAAAACCAGCTTGCCAGTTCTGGCGGTGCCGTCGCAACCGAGTCCGAGTTTGTCAGGTCGCAAGCGTGGTCGAAAGTGCAGGACGTTCGTAATGCTGGCGACCGCGCGAATGAACAAACTTACGACGCGCTTTCCGGTCCGCTCGGGGATCTGGCAAAATCAGCTTCGGACGCCGCCGCCGCGTATCCAAAGCTAACCGCCGGTGCATACGCCGCCGCAACTGCGCTGGGGGCCTTGGCCGCTGGCGCTGGCCTCTACGGGCTGGGGAAGACGGTTCTCGGCGTTCGGCGTGGTGGCGGTGATCGCCCCGGCCCGTGGAAGTCTGGCCCGTCTGCCCCTTCTGGAGGCTCTGGAGGCGGTCGAGGCGGTGTCGGTGCTGGTCGGCTCGGTTTAGGTGCTCTCGGCGCTGTGGGAGCCGTTTTGTCGATTCCGACTGACGAGACCGAGTTCAAACAGTTTGTGCAAGCGAACGCGGAACGCTCCGAACGCTGGAACCGCTACCTTGAGGAAAAAGTCGGAACGCCTCGCTCTTGGCTGGGGATAGGGACCGGTGGTTCATCCGCACGCACATCCGTCGCAACCGGGGAGTCCGATCTCTCGGTCGCAACCATGCGATGGCCGATCCAAGCTCAAGAGGCGATGCGTGGTTATGTGCAAGCGGTCGCGCAAGGCGGCGCTGATGGCGAAGCCAAGGCCAATCAGGCGGCGGCACAGATTACACAAGCCCTCACGATCGACGGCAAGCTGTCGATCGATACAAGCCAGTTAGACTCGGCCATTGCGAAGGCTCGGTTGTTAGGCTCGACAATCGCCACCGCTCGCAGTGGAACCGCTCCAACCGTTTCACCGTCCGGCGGTTCACTTGATCCGAAGCTTGACGGCAAGCGTGCTGCTGGCGGCCCGGTGAAGGCAGGCGGCGTGTACCAGATCAACGAGCGTGGGCAGGAGATTTTCGTACCGGGATCTAACGGAACGATCATCCCGAACCACAAGATCGGTGGCGGCGGGGTGACTGTTCATGCGCCGATCAACCTCGGCGGCATAACTGTCGGTGCTGGCGCAGATGCTGCCAGCATCAAGGCTGCGGTCCAGCAAGGAGTCGATCAGGCTGTCAGTCAGCTTGATGCGAAATTGCGGCGCTCTCTCGAAGTCGCATTCACCAACATAGCTTATGGAGATGCGTGA
- a CDS encoding phage major capsid protein: MSDKLLTRAASIAAGSSTLNVEARTVEVCWTTGAAVKRYSWDDGYYMEELAVTAKAIRMDRFNAMSLLDGHEPTMDARLGTVVPGSVRIEGGKAFATLRLSRHESAERILQDLQDGHPLSISVGYRVHKSEKTEGERGQLPTLRAIDWEPLELSAVAVPADPAATSRKDPAMPEPIESAENEQRSFKKSNLITERKRQKDIRDLGAMTRGVITEGEIERALDGGTDIEELRTLYFERMVERQSATPTFPVVATQGMGGGTYDDPAFFRASAVEALLGRMRGTELSPAARGVFADGEAAFARRCLERSGKDVRGWSDQSVLRAYVTTSDFALITGDVANLRIVDFYKESVSQLGLVFGKRDVTDFNVHTEAFVDWTTLQFGKVNEHGEYRSSFVDEGGETIQVSTWGGIVGLSRQLVINAAGVLDSMSQMQGRALAGYVNKQLSDFIQQSGMAGPKMRDGKTVFHADRGNIAELDISSPAATAMDLMTKRAEMAQRKGRGDFIIGAYPKYWIVHPKYEGRAIQALASVQASAVADVNPVAGRLTIISDARLTSETTSWLVADPKEMEGPVRVYLNGNESPYTEAEVGFEIDGVKYKIRLDHGLGWLEWRSWTRLDHVIPEEPAA; this comes from the coding sequence ATGAGCGACAAACTCCTCACCAGAGCCGCAAGCATTGCCGCCGGTTCGTCAACGTTGAACGTCGAAGCCCGCACCGTCGAGGTGTGCTGGACGACTGGCGCAGCTGTGAAGCGGTACTCGTGGGACGACGGCTACTACATGGAAGAGCTGGCCGTCACGGCGAAAGCCATCCGTATGGACCGCTTCAACGCCATGTCCCTGCTGGACGGCCACGAACCGACGATGGACGCCCGCCTTGGCACAGTCGTGCCCGGTTCCGTTCGCATCGAAGGTGGCAAGGCTTTCGCCACGCTCAGGCTATCCCGCCACGAGAGCGCCGAGCGCATCCTCCAAGACCTACAGGACGGCCACCCGCTGTCTATCTCGGTCGGATACCGCGTCCACAAATCCGAAAAGACCGAAGGGGAACGAGGCCAGTTGCCGACCCTTCGCGCAATCGACTGGGAGCCGCTGGAATTATCCGCAGTCGCTGTTCCAGCCGATCCCGCAGCAACAAGCCGAAAGGACCCTGCAATGCCTGAACCTATCGAATCCGCCGAAAACGAACAGCGTTCGTTCAAGAAGAGCAACCTCATCACTGAACGCAAGCGTCAAAAGGACATCCGTGACCTTGGCGCGATGACGCGCGGAGTCATCACCGAGGGCGAGATCGAACGAGCCTTGGACGGTGGCACGGACATCGAAGAGTTGCGCACGCTGTACTTCGAGCGCATGGTCGAGCGCCAGAGCGCAACGCCGACTTTCCCAGTTGTCGCAACGCAGGGCATGGGCGGCGGCACCTATGACGACCCCGCGTTCTTCCGTGCAAGCGCCGTGGAAGCCCTGCTTGGCCGTATGCGTGGCACCGAACTATCCCCGGCAGCGCGTGGCGTATTCGCCGACGGTGAAGCCGCTTTCGCCCGCCGTTGCCTTGAGCGCAGCGGTAAGGACGTTCGCGGCTGGTCGGACCAGAGTGTTTTGCGAGCATACGTCACAACCAGCGATTTCGCGCTGATCACCGGAGACGTTGCTAATCTGCGCATTGTCGATTTCTATAAGGAGAGTGTCTCGCAGCTCGGCTTGGTATTCGGTAAGCGAGACGTGACCGACTTCAACGTTCACACGGAGGCATTTGTCGACTGGACGACTCTCCAGTTCGGCAAGGTAAACGAGCACGGCGAGTATCGGTCATCTTTCGTAGATGAAGGCGGCGAGACCATTCAGGTTTCAACCTGGGGCGGAATCGTTGGCCTTTCTCGTCAGTTGGTCATTAACGCCGCTGGCGTGCTGGATAGCATGTCACAAATGCAAGGCCGGGCACTTGCCGGTTATGTCAACAAGCAACTGTCTGATTTTATTCAGCAGTCCGGTATGGCCGGGCCAAAGATGCGCGACGGAAAAACGGTATTTCACGCCGACCGTGGCAACATCGCGGAGCTGGACATTTCCTCGCCTGCCGCCACCGCTATGGACCTAATGACCAAGCGGGCGGAAATGGCACAGCGCAAGGGGCGTGGGGATTTCATCATCGGTGCATATCCCAAATACTGGATTGTGCATCCAAAGTATGAGGGCCGCGCTATTCAGGCTCTTGCCAGCGTACAGGCTTCTGCCGTGGCGGACGTTAATCCGGTCGCCGGTCGCTTGACGATTATCTCCGACGCGCGCCTCACCAGCGAAACAACATCGTGGCTTGTGGCTGACCCGAAGGAGATGGAAGGCCCAGTTCGCGTATACCTGAACGGGAACGAGAGCCCTTACACGGAAGCAGAGGTCGGATTCGAGATCGACGGCGTGAAATACAAGATCCGCCTCGACCATGGCCTTGGCTGGCTGGAATGGCGTTCGTGGACGCGTCTGGATCATGTCATCCCAGAAGAGCCCGCCGCATAA
- a CDS encoding winged helix-turn-helix domain-containing protein: protein MGKPHPIELRERVVAFVNEGNSHREAARHFRVSPRFVNNMMILHRSSGCLAAARQGHPPGSVKLLAHGDWVREQMSARGETTLDELCVALAERGIEVHRATVGRFLHRLGLSNKKKPQGKRAA, encoded by the coding sequence ATGGGCAAGCCGCATCCAATTGAGTTGCGTGAGCGTGTCGTTGCGTTTGTGAATGAGGGCAATAGTCACCGGGAAGCCGCTCGGCATTTCCGTGTTTCGCCTCGGTTCGTCAACAACATGATGATCCTGCATCGGTCATCCGGCTGTCTGGCCGCCGCCAGGCAGGGCCACCCGCCTGGAAGTGTGAAGCTTTTGGCTCATGGTGATTGGGTCCGCGAGCAGATGTCCGCCCGTGGCGAAACGACTTTGGACGAACTGTGCGTTGCGCTCGCGGAGCGCGGTATTGAAGTCCACCGCGCCACGGTCGGGCGATTTCTACACCGACTTGGGCTGAGCAATAAAAAAAAGCCTCAAGGCAAGCGAGCAGCGTAG
- a CDS encoding IS630 family transposase, giving the protein MSRLIFIDETSTNTRLTKRTGWSTKGRRFAAYAPFGKWKTQTFIAGLRCHGLTAPWIVDAPMNSRIFETWIETQLVPTLSAGDIVILDNVGFHKSQKAEQLVKAKGAWFLFLPPYSPDLNPIEMAFSKLKALLRKRAARSFDAISKALGDIISLFSINECQNFFKAAGYEAE; this is encoded by the coding sequence TTGTCGCGTCTCATCTTTATCGATGAGACTTCCACAAATACGCGCCTGACAAAACGCACCGGATGGTCTACCAAAGGCAGGCGCTTTGCCGCCTATGCGCCCTTCGGAAAATGGAAGACACAGACCTTCATTGCCGGACTGCGCTGCCATGGCCTGACCGCGCCGTGGATCGTCGATGCACCGATGAACAGCCGCATCTTCGAAACCTGGATCGAGACACAGCTTGTGCCGACACTGTCAGCCGGTGATATAGTCATCCTCGACAATGTCGGCTTCCACAAAAGCCAGAAGGCTGAGCAACTGGTCAAGGCAAAGGGCGCTTGGTTTCTCTTCCTGCCGCCCTATTCGCCGGACCTGAACCCAATCGAAATGGCTTTCTCAAAACTCAAAGCACTTCTGAGAAAGCGAGCAGCACGCAGCTTCGACGCCATCTCAAAAGCACTTGGCGATATCATCAGTCTCTTCTCCATCAATGAATGCCAGAACTTCTTTAAGGCTGCTGGGTATGAGGCCGAATAA
- a CDS encoding helix-turn-helix transcriptional regulator, with translation MNNANQEVLTNEPKKTLTEDRLLDKAEARARLGRISEATFYRLQQSGQLKKPLKLGNRSFWRESWLESFVAGREASQ, from the coding sequence ATGAACAACGCAAACCAAGAAGTACTTACGAATGAGCCTAAAAAGACCCTGACAGAAGATCGTCTACTTGACAAAGCGGAAGCCCGTGCCCGACTCGGACGTATATCCGAAGCAACGTTTTACCGTTTGCAGCAATCGGGTCAGTTGAAGAAGCCGCTTAAGCTCGGCAATCGATCATTCTGGCGTGAAAGCTGGCTGGAAAGCTTCGTCGCAGGGCGGGAGGCTTCTCAATGA
- a CDS encoding helix-turn-helix domain-containing protein has product MQPDQQFFQDSFFQNSLFKENNGPKNVTSFSCKDCMPLSHLIWDEICQRGGQDEAYLNALGLVLMRTIARVLLNERASTDSKIGLSKAARHQIEAYLNQNFHKPLSVPDMAALLGISAGHFSTCFRKSFGQTPHQYLMELRLDEAERCLRKTSMPINEIARHLNFSSQSHLTTALRKHRQTTPGELRK; this is encoded by the coding sequence ATGCAGCCTGATCAGCAATTTTTTCAGGATAGTTTTTTTCAGAATTCTCTATTCAAGGAAAACAACGGCCCCAAGAACGTTACGAGTTTCTCATGCAAAGATTGCATGCCGCTATCTCATTTGATCTGGGATGAAATTTGCCAGCGAGGCGGACAGGATGAAGCTTACCTGAATGCTCTAGGGTTGGTTCTAATGCGTACGATCGCACGCGTCTTGTTGAATGAGCGCGCTTCAACTGACAGTAAGATCGGACTCAGCAAAGCAGCGCGTCATCAGATAGAAGCCTATCTCAACCAAAACTTTCACAAGCCTCTTTCGGTTCCGGACATGGCAGCATTGTTGGGAATTTCAGCAGGGCATTTTTCGACATGCTTTCGAAAGAGTTTTGGGCAGACGCCTCACCAGTACCTGATGGAACTGAGACTTGACGAAGCTGAGCGGTGCCTCAGAAAAACATCGATGCCAATAAATGAGATCGCACGCCATTTGAATTTTTCCAGCCAGAGCCACCTTACAACGGCTTTGCGAAAACATCGACAGACCACGCCAGGCGAATTACGCAAGTAG